AAGGAAGATGAGATGCCCCGCGACACAGGGCCCAGATAACAGGAAAACAGAGGGGgaaccaaaaaaaaaaaaaggggggaaGCCTCACCAAAGTATCCAAACTCCTCCCCGAAAACAGTATAATACAAACTCATCTTCACCTCCACCTTGTCATTCACCTCCTTGACGACCTTTTTATCAACAGGCAGCAGCGTCCCAATGACACCTCCCTTTGTGCTGCTCAGAGCCTTGGCCACCAAGGCGACGCTCTCGTTGGTCGACTGGCAATCCCACGCCAGCGTGAGCCCGTCGTCGGTCGCCTCGCGGATATCCTCGGAGACGGTGGGCGACCTGTAATCGTAGACCTGGTCGGCGCCGAGCGACCTGAGGTAGTCAAAGTTGCGGGGGGACGAGGTGGCGAGGACGCGGTAGCCGGAGAGCTTGGCGTACTGGATGCCCGAGATGCCCATCGCCGTGCTGCCGCCGTAGATGAGGATCGCGGGGGCCGGCGTGGCGGTCGTGGGTGAGGTCGGGAGGGGGAGGTTGAGGCCTTGGTAGAGGCCCTGGCCCTGTTTTGTGTTTTGGTGCAGTTAGCAAAGGTTgtccaagaagaagaagaagttgGCTGTAATGGGAGGGGAGTGTAGATGAAGTGGACATACGACTGTGGTGACGGCGATGCCGAGCGTCGCGGCCTCTTCGTCCGAGATGTTGTCCGGCGTCTTGATCTGCACGTCGCCCTTGACGGCGATGTACTTTGCGAACGCACCGTCAATCTCTCTCAGAGCGTTGCTGTGGCACTCCAACGTCAGCCTCCCTCCGTCTCTCTCCCTCCCTTTCTTTCAAGGAAAGCCAGGCCGagagcaaaaaaaaaaactcacGATCCATTCACAGGCCCGCAGATCCGATCCCCCTTCTTGAAGTCCTTCGTCACGCCCTTGCCCACCTCCTCGACGACACCGGCATAGTCGCACCCGACCCAGATGCCGACGCAGGCCGCCTTGTCGGCGAGGTCGACGTGCTTCCAATCCGTCGGGTTGATCGCCACGGCCGTCGTCTTGACGAGGATGTAGTCGTCGGCCGGGAGGGCGGGGACCGGGGCGTCGACTACCTTTGCGACGCCCGCTTCGATTGTCTTTACTGCTTGGTTCGTCGCCATTGTGTGCGTGTGTCGTCTGGGCAGGTAGGTATCTGGAGCGCTGATGCGTCAGTATTGGTCTCTGCCAAAGTGTTGTGTGGAAAGCGAATCGCTGCCTACTTACCTCTGTGTTGATAGCTGTATGGGTGTGAAAGTTGTAAAGTGTTGTTATTTGGAGGGGGTATCTAGTTTGGTATCCAAAAACCCAATTCAATTGCAAAAGCTCTAGATCAACAAGCCCCATTAAGTAACAATCCAGTCGGCATTTGCGTCGTCAGGGGGGAAAAAAGCTCCTCTGCCCCGATACCGATGACCCCTCCTTGCCCATCGTCAAGCCGGGCCTCCCCTCCAGCTTACAAATGCTTGCGTAGCTACCCAAGGTCTGTCAAGGAGACCAAGACAGCAACGTAAAGGTAGGGGTCCATGTCCCAGCCAAGCCAATGCGGTGGTGAATGGGGAACCATGTTATCCACACTAGCTCGAGATGTACGTGTGTGTTATTCCCACCGGCATCATCGATTTTTGCCTTCTGCCCCGCACTTCTCAGCATAGGTACTCAAAGTAAGTAACCCGCGGAACAGACACTGTTCTTGGTAACGCGGGCGCGCGATGCACCCAGATCTTTCTTTCTTGGTAAATCGCGGATGTTTCCTGTTCCCGAGTCTCAATTTCCTAAAGGTGGTTGGCTGGTGGGTGGTGGGAAGCCGAAGAGCCCGCGGCGACTTGGGAAAGCTATGTAATACCCCGGACTTGTTGCTAGAAATTCGAGGCCCGGAGCTTGGGCCGTCCGTAGGTATCCGTAGGTCTCCTCTTTCTCGGCGCCGCGGAGTGACGGTGCCCTGTGCTGCTTACATAGGTACTTTACCTTGCGGACAACGAACGACGGTAACCCCCGGGTGCTCACTCTTATCAGATTCCGGCGCCGGATACGATCCATCGCATCCATTGGAACCGGATGCTTTCTGCGATCTATCCACCACCTTGGGAATGCCAGCCTCCGTGGCAATACGTACTATTGTTTGGCGGTCAAGTCAGAGTGAGGGGTACGCCACAGCCGACCCCGCGATGCAGTGACAACAATCTTATCGCCGATAATCACCCCTCCATCCAGTTATCGCCCCTCGGAGGGGCACAATCCCATGCTGCACTTGCTTTCGTCAGATGAGGGTATTGGCGCCAGCATGTATAAATGTAAAAAAGGTTTCGTCATAATGGTATCTATAACAACGCGTTCTAAATCCTGTAACCAGACCATCCGCGCAACGCCCTCTGAGGGCGCTGCTAACGCTGTTCCCGTACATCCGCTTGTTCATGAAGCGCCACATCCCCAGAAAATAAGTGAAGAATAAACCGTGTCGCAGGCAATTGGCCGCAAAGAAGACATAAAAACAAAGAAAATGGCAAGTGAACTTGAATCACCCTGTTACCGACCACCATAATCACTGGCATATCCGACTTCACCAAAATTTTGACCCATGCCGCCCTCTCCGAAACCTGTACCCGGTCCACTGACATACCCACCGTCGTCGCCTTCGTAGTCACTGGCATCGAATGACGAACGGCCCGATATGTCGTCTTCGAGACCGCTGCTCGCGTCTTGCGCGGACCAGTTCATCTGGGCCAGCGCCGGGTACTGGGCCAACAGAGCAGCCGGCAGCATGTACTGCCCACCGGCATCCATCGGATAACCTGGCTCCATGCCCATACCGGCCGCCATATTTTGCATGTTTTGTTGCTGCATCCGCTGCTCTTGCCACGCGCGCTGTCGGTCGAGCATTTCTTCGTCCAACAAGGGCTTAATGCAGATTCTACCCGCCTCTGATCGGAAGTGTCGGCCAAGCGCGTCGGCACGCGCGAACCTGCGACCACAGCCCCACTGACCACCAGCCTTGAGGTCTCCCTTGCATACAAACTTCTTTTCTCCAGAATGCAGACCCTCGTGTCTCTTGCGGTCGTGCTGTCTCGCGAACGCCTTGCCACAAACTGTGCAGACGAAGGGACGCTCATCTGTATGCGTTCGCAAGTGAGACCGGAGGTTGTAGGCTCTAGTGAAGCGCTTGGGGCATAGGGTGCACTGGAATGTTGCCGGGTGCTTCTGAACACGTTTCGAGTTTCCGTTGTCCTGGGCATTTTGATATTCAGGATCCGCCAGTCTAAGCGCGATGACGTTGTTTGGCACGGCCGAGGTAGATTGTCGTCTGCGACTAGGGCTTACAGCTCCCCGATCGAGCGGGGAGAGCGATCGTGATGAGTCTCGGCCGGAAAGATCAGATCCTAGATGAGGCGACAAGCTGCCGGCAGAGGTTTGCCGCACCATACCTCCTCCGGAGCTATTGAAGGGATCTGTCACTGCGCGGGGTCTGGATCGCGGGCGGCCTATTGGTACTGTTAGTCCCGACGTGTCAACTTTGATACCATCACGGTGCCTTACCTCGCTCTGGCGGCGTGAGGGAATCTTGATCCATCTGGTTCTTGGGCTGTTCGAAGTTGTTTTGTCTTGCCGTGGGCGCGAACTCGATGTTGATGGCCGGTGCCTGGGGCATCTCCGGCTGTTGCAGAGTCGGGAACGCTTCTTGCCCGGTGTAGCCAGTACCACTGACGAAGCCGGCATTCTGTGCTTGCAGGCCAAAGTTGGTTGGTTGGTTCAGCTCGGGCATCGACTGAGGGAGGATGCGCGGCGAGATGGCCGGGCTATGGGAGGGGCTTCGCCCTTGAAGGTTAGGACTGCCCAGGGCGGGGTCCGAGATCGTGAAGTTGTCGAAACCCTGAATCTGCTGGTAGAGACCGGCATCTTGGGGTCGCTGCATGGGCGAATGACTCTGGTCGATTCCATCAAAGCTATCGGCGCTCACCAAGTTCGGAGACGGTGCAGCGGAAGAGACGTCCGAGTACTCGGACGGGGATCTCCGGTGGCCTCGAAACTGAGGCTGGCTCCATTCATTCAGTTGGTTCGGCAGGAGAGCGGCCTCGGGACCAAGGGAGGCATGTCTGGAGTGACCCGCGCCCGAGGGCGGCGAAGAGAACTGGTGCTGGTTGAAGGCCGGGGACTGGTGTGCGGAGGGAGTCTGGTGGGGGTCCGGGTTGAGGAGGTGGGGAGGTGTAGGAGAGTGGTGGCTCTGGGGCATAGCCATGTTGTTCATGTCACCGGGGTTGAGGCTCTGGTCGAAGACACCGGTGGTAAACTGCTGGTCGTTCTGGCCGGCGTTGGGAAACAGGGCGAAGTCGCCGGAGGGGAAGCTGTTGGGGTCGAGGAAGCCGGCTTGGTTCTGGTTCGCAAAGGCAGCTCCGGGCTGGTTGTAAGACTGCTGGTTGGGTTGCTGGCCGTTGAGGAAATTGTTTGTGTTATTAAAGCTGGAGAAGTCGGCGGAGGCGGCTCCGTTGAAGGCTTGAGTTGCAGATTGATCCAAGCCGAGACCGAGACCAATTGATGCTTCGGTATTGGGCTGGAAGGGATTCGGAGACGGAGAATGCGAAGGATGTCTTATATGAGGCTGTTGATGCCCCGCAGACGGTGAGCGACCGCGCTGGCCTTGTTGATCCATGATGTAAATGGATGTCGGTACTCGGGATGGAGGGATGTCGTGTGTACGTGGATGCGATTGCGGGAGTATGTGTGTTGTGTGTTGCTGTCTTTAGAATCGGGGCGAGGCAGTTCACAAGTCAGCCTTTCAGGCACCGCACCGCCCTGGGGCTGTGCTGACGCGCGAGCTGACGGCACACAAACTGGAGGCGGCGGGGGTACAGTCGCGGACGACGAGATGTTATTCGCTGTCGCGAACAGGTTTGCGCAATGATAGTTTGTGTGGATGAGTGTAACTGAGTGACAGCGATGAGTAGAGGGTCAAGTAGCGACGCCGGAGACGGATGAAGGTGGTGACTGGAAGTGAAGAGGGTTTGGCGACGTTTTGGGGGCGTtggagagagagggagagaatACCGTAGCGCGGCGGGAGATTGAGTGGTAATGTGCCACAGTGTGCGAAGAAGGAGTTGAGATGGGGAAGCGAGGACAGGAGGGGACCGGACTGAGAGACCCGGCACCAGGGCAGGCCCACGGTGTG
The Colletotrichum lupini chromosome 6, complete sequence DNA segment above includes these coding regions:
- a CDS encoding zinc-binding dehydrogenase, whose translation is MPTGFYQHRDTYLPRRHTHTMATNQAVKTIEAGVAKVVDAPVPALPADDYILVKTTAVAINPTDWKHVDLADKAACVGIWVGCDYAGVVEEVGKGVTKDFKKGDRICGPVNGSNALREIDGAFAKYIAVKGDVQIKTPDNISDEEAATLGIAVTTVGQGLYQGLNLPLPTSPTTATPAPAILIYGGSTAMGISGIQYAKLSGYRVLATSSPRNFDYLRSLGADQVYDYRSPTVSEDIREATDDGLTLAWDCQSTNESVALVAKALSSTKGGVIGTLLPVDKKVVKEVNDKVEVKMSLYYTVFGEEFGYFGKRDPVPENYEFGKKFWEISRGLLAEGKLKPIRVVKNQGGSGLEGVVVGLKELKEGKVSAGKLVYTI